A DNA window from Xanthomonas campestris pv. campestris str. ATCC 33913 contains the following coding sequences:
- the pal gene encoding peptidoglycan-associated lipoprotein Pal: MNKSTRVLLVSLLSVAVLAGCSKKVKETPPPATDTTAGSTAPTGPSTSGLYGPGDLDTDACLRQRVVYFDLDQDSLKPEFQAIMACHAKYLRDRPSSRITLQGNADERGSREYNMGLGERRGNAVSSALQAAGGSASQLTVVSYGEERPVCTETSESCWSQNRRVEIVYTAQ, translated from the coding sequence ATGAACAAGTCCACCCGCGTCTTGCTTGTCTCCCTGTTGTCCGTTGCAGTGCTGGCCGGTTGCTCCAAGAAGGTGAAGGAAACTCCGCCTCCCGCAACTGACACCACCGCCGGTTCCACCGCTCCGACCGGTCCGTCCACCTCTGGCCTGTACGGCCCGGGCGACCTGGATACCGATGCTTGCCTGCGCCAGCGCGTTGTCTACTTCGATCTGGATCAGGACTCCCTGAAGCCGGAATTCCAGGCCATCATGGCGTGCCACGCCAAGTACCTGCGTGACCGTCCGTCCTCGCGCATCACCCTGCAGGGCAATGCTGACGAGCGCGGTTCGCGTGAATACAACATGGGTCTGGGCGAGCGTCGCGGCAACGCCGTGTCGTCGGCTCTGCAGGCTGCCGGTGGTTCGGCCAGCCAGCTGACCGTTGTCAGCTACGGCGAAGAGCGTCCGGTCTGCACCGAAACCAGCGAAAGCTGCTGGTCGCAGAACCGCCGCGTCGAGATCGTGTACACGGCTCAGTAA